A segment of the Sulfitobacter sp. DSM 110093 genome:
CCCGTCCTCTTCATTTGGCAAACTGTTTTTTGTGGCGACAAAAAGGCCGCTCTTCGTTGCTAAGCTAGAGTTGTTTGGGGGCCGACGTCGCAGAGCAAAACCTGCGAGCGACCTCTCTTTAAATTCGCTGTACTGACCCTGTTCCGAGCTCGGTGACCTCAGAACAAGAGAAACTAGGAACCCTTTAGAGACAATTCGTTAGCTGCGCTATCTCCCTGAAATCTGTTCAAGAAAGTAGAGATTTCACAGTCTGGTCGTGCCCTAACGCCCCAAGGTATCAGAACCTCAAAGCGGCTAAATGGATCGGACATAGCGGCGCCCCTTCCAATTTGGGCGAAAACCCGCCAATGACTTTAGGACTTTGCGCGCGAGATGCCCAATGCGAAACAGGCCGCCGATACTGCCCAGCTTTAAGCGATCTCGGGCCACGCTACCCTAATGTGAGCGTGGTCGCTGCACTTGGCCCTCGTTGGGATAAAACTTTCCTTAGGCAGGCAGCATTGCCAGATCAATTCGCCTGTGGTGCTGACGTCAATATCGGTGTACTAGGCCGCCTAATTGGCGTGATCACTGGCAGAAGATAATATGAAGCAGGCTCAAAGACTTTCGCAAGACTTCGTTCCGGAACAGGGAGATAGCGATGAGATTGATCTTGCCAGTCTGTTCCAGACACTCTGGCGCGGCAAACTATGGATCGTGCTCTGTGGTGCGACCGCCCTGCTGATGGGAGCGTTTTACGCCTATGGTATTGCCATCCCAGTCTACACGACGAAAACTGCAGTGGCCCTTGAAAGCAGACAAGAGCAGGTGATGGACATCGAAAGTGTCGTCACTGGCCTTGGCGGCGATCAATCCACGATCAACACAGAGGTTGAAGTCATTCGTTCACGCGGACTGATTGAGGATCTTGTATTGGATATGGGTCTATTGGAAGACCCTGAGTTTAATAGCAAACTCCGCTCGCCAGCGCGGTTTTCGTTAGGACAGGTGGCAACGACTGTGCGCAACCTAATCGGTGCGCCTGCGGCTCAGAGACCCACTTCTGAGCGTGCGGTTTTGGACCGAACGATAAATTCTGTCCTCGAGTCCATTTCGGTCTCAAACTTGCGCCAAAGCTTTGTTTTTGAGATTACGGCGACATCGCAGGAGCCTGCAAAATCTGCAGCGATCTCAAACCGTCTCGCAGAGCTTTACATTCAGAGCCAAATTTCTGTGAAATTTGAGAAAACTGAAGCGGCCACAGTATGGCTCAGCGAACGGGTAACTGGGCTTCAAGCAGAACTTGAATCCGCGCAATCGGAGTTGGAGGATTTTTCAACGAATACGGAGCTGGTCAACGCTGAAAATCTGGCTGCGCTAAACCGCCAAGTCAAAGATCTGCGCGATCGTAGAACCGCCCTTTCTGCTCAAGCATCAACTTCTATCGAACGGCTAGATGCTTTGCGTGGCGCACGCTCGGAAGGGCCTGAAACATTCACCCAACTTGCAGATGATACCTTGCTTGATCAGGCCTTTCAGCGACGGCAACAAGAACAATCCGGAGGCCAGCGTGCTTTCGAAGCTAGAGCAGATGCTTTGATTGCCCGAGCCGAGCTAGATGCCAACCGCGCTCGTTCACAGCTCAGTGCAATCGAGACTACCATTGCAGAAGTTGCGACACGGATCGACACCCAGTCAAAAGAGCTGGTGACGCTAGAACAACTTCAGCGAGAGGTGGAAGCCAGCCGGCTTCTCTACGAGGCATTTCTAAGCCGACTCAAAGAAACAAGTATCCAACAGGGCATACAGCAAGCAGATAGCCGCATCCTCAGTCGCGCAGTGGTGCCTTCAACTCCCTCCGCGCCGCGCAAGTCACGTGTGCTCGCCCTGAGCCTCATTCTAGGCCTAATGGCCGGCGCGGGAATAGTCCTGCTCCGTGAAATGTCTCAAAACACATTTCGTACGCCTGAGGCATTGGAGGCTAAAACCGGATACTCGGTTATCGGTCAAATTCCCAAAGTGCCGTCGAAGAGACGGAGTGACATCCTGAAATACTTAGTCGAAAAGCCTAATTCCGCCGCAGCGGAGGCCATCAGAAACTTACGTACTTCCATCCTACTAGCAAATCTGGATACGCCGCCCAAGGTGATCATGTCGACTTCATCCCTCCCCGGTGAGGGCAAAACCACACATTCAATATCGCTAGCACAGAACTTTGCGGGCCTAGGCGCAAAAGTGCTCTTGATTGAAGGCGACCTAAGACGCCGGGTTCTAGACGAATATTTCAAGCATGATCAACCGAAGGGTTTCCTCTCTGTTATGGCGGGTGAGATCGCGCTCGAAGAAGCGACTATATATGACGAATCTCTCAAGGCAGACATTTTGTACGGGGAAAAATCGCCTGTGAATGCAGCTGATCTATTTTCCTCCAAGACGTTCAGTGATTTCATCAAAGAACTGCGAAACCACTACGACTACATTATCATCGATACACCCCCGGTTCTTGCAGTGCCCGATGCACGTGTGCTCGGCCAATTGGTAGATGCCATTATCTATACTGTGAAGTGGGATAGCACCTCACACCGTCAGGTATTGGACGGATTAAGATCACTGGAGAATGTCAACCTTAGACCTAGCGGGCTGGTATTAAGTCAGATCGATCATACTAAGTTGAAGCGCTACGGCTATGGCAATAGCTACAGCGATTACTCAGGTTACTACACTAATTGAGTTTACCCCTTGAAGCAGAGCCTCTTTGCTTGTTAGGGTTTCAAATAGAAGAAGCTTTTCCCCCCGCCCCACGCTAAAAGGGCACCTATTGGAGATTTCGTTATGAAGACTTTGCTCGCTGCCTTCGCAGTGTCATTTGCCCTTCCCCTGAGCGCTATGGCTCAAGGTGATGTTCAAACTGTAACATGTTCCGTCGCCGATATCCGATCAGGTGCGGGTGTTTGTAGTCAGGTTGAAATGCCGCAGCCGCCTGCAGACGTAACCGTTCGAGTTCGCCGGGTTTCCACCACCACGACGACCCCAAATACGTTGGGTGGGCTTGGAGCTCCCG
Coding sequences within it:
- a CDS encoding polysaccharide biosynthesis tyrosine autokinase, with product MKQAQRLSQDFVPEQGDSDEIDLASLFQTLWRGKLWIVLCGATALLMGAFYAYGIAIPVYTTKTAVALESRQEQVMDIESVVTGLGGDQSTINTEVEVIRSRGLIEDLVLDMGLLEDPEFNSKLRSPARFSLGQVATTVRNLIGAPAAQRPTSERAVLDRTINSVLESISVSNLRQSFVFEITATSQEPAKSAAISNRLAELYIQSQISVKFEKTEAATVWLSERVTGLQAELESAQSELEDFSTNTELVNAENLAALNRQVKDLRDRRTALSAQASTSIERLDALRGARSEGPETFTQLADDTLLDQAFQRRQQEQSGGQRAFEARADALIARAELDANRARSQLSAIETTIAEVATRIDTQSKELVTLEQLQREVEASRLLYEAFLSRLKETSIQQGIQQADSRILSRAVVPSTPSAPRKSRVLALSLILGLMAGAGIVLLREMSQNTFRTPEALEAKTGYSVIGQIPKVPSKRRSDILKYLVEKPNSAAAEAIRNLRTSILLANLDTPPKVIMSTSSLPGEGKTTHSISLAQNFAGLGAKVLLIEGDLRRRVLDEYFKHDQPKGFLSVMAGEIALEEATIYDESLKADILYGEKSPVNAADLFSSKTFSDFIKELRNHYDYIIIDTPPVLAVPDARVLGQLVDAIIYTVKWDSTSHRQVLDGLRSLENVNLRPSGLVLSQIDHTKLKRYGYGNSYSDYSGYYTN